One window of the Streptomyces sp. TS71-3 genome contains the following:
- a CDS encoding sensor histidine kinase: protein MTRRSRTTPPGRVRAAAGVLFGRRARRRWVHLVLGGALAMPYFFVGETVVGPLAGSSPEVFTSLSGQLASLAVGLPLAALTALFPLTRPMSVAAVRALCGVPADLLSDSPAPRGARGRTALWFTLHLGTGAVLSGMSLAVPPFAAVLVALPVSAALRDTGTGLPGVPDHAWVLALAPPAGALALLALAGCAAGAGALLARWAPRLLGPTAGDRLAAAERRAADLAARNRLARDLHDSVGHALSAVTLQASAARRVLERDPEFVREALAAIEDTTRRTVGELDAVLSLLRGDPDSSPTSPGDHPGDGTGDGNGNGNDNDNDNDNDNDTVASHARPPGSGRPRAPSPTLASDLSGLLHRSRAAGIRLAAAVPGPDALAALPPAVSHEGYRIVQEALSNALRHTGGRAPVRLDVTVAGGELEILAENPLPDPVLPDRPVTPTGHPRHPATDPGPPAAQPEQPVRSGGGNGLRGMADRVRLLGGSLRAGPTETETETETGTETETEAGRWRLRVRLPLKPATDYMKTDPHVDKHTPAPYLPSTPSPTPPTREDVHD, encoded by the coding sequence ATGACGCGCCGTTCACGCACCACTCCCCCGGGCCGGGTCCGCGCGGCGGCCGGGGTGCTGTTCGGGCGCCGGGCCCGGCGGCGGTGGGTCCACCTGGTGCTCGGCGGGGCGCTCGCCATGCCGTACTTCTTCGTCGGCGAGACCGTGGTCGGCCCGCTGGCCGGCTCGTCCCCGGAGGTCTTCACCTCCTTGTCCGGGCAACTGGCGTCGCTCGCCGTGGGGCTGCCGCTCGCCGCCCTCACCGCCCTCTTCCCGCTCACCCGGCCCATGTCGGTGGCCGCGGTGCGCGCGTTGTGCGGGGTGCCGGCGGACCTGCTCAGCGACTCGCCGGCGCCACGGGGCGCACGCGGTCGTACCGCGCTCTGGTTCACGCTCCACTTGGGCACCGGCGCGGTGCTCAGCGGAATGTCGCTGGCGGTACCGCCGTTCGCGGCGGTACTCGTCGCGCTGCCGGTGTCGGCGGCACTCCGCGACACGGGCACCGGCCTGCCCGGGGTGCCCGACCACGCCTGGGTGCTGGCGCTGGCGCCGCCGGCCGGCGCCCTGGCGCTCCTCGCGCTCGCCGGGTGTGCCGCGGGAGCCGGCGCCCTGCTGGCGCGCTGGGCGCCCCGGTTGCTGGGCCCCACGGCGGGCGACCGGCTGGCGGCGGCCGAGCGGCGCGCGGCGGACCTGGCGGCGCGCAACCGGCTCGCGCGCGATCTGCACGACTCGGTGGGGCACGCCCTGAGCGCGGTCACCCTCCAGGCGAGCGCCGCCCGCAGGGTGCTGGAGCGCGACCCGGAGTTCGTGCGGGAGGCCCTGGCAGCGATCGAGGACACCACCCGGCGCACCGTCGGCGAGCTGGACGCCGTGCTGAGCCTGCTCCGCGGCGATCCCGACTCCTCCCCGACGTCCCCCGGCGACCACCCCGGAGACGGCACCGGCGACGGCAACGGCAACGGCAACGACAACGACAACGACAACGACAACGACAACGACACCGTAGCGAGCCACGCACGGCCACCCGGCTCCGGGCGGCCCCGGGCGCCGTCCCCCACGCTCGCCTCCGACCTGTCCGGGCTGCTGCACCGCAGCCGCGCCGCCGGCATCCGCCTGGCCGCCGCCGTCCCGGGCCCCGACGCGCTCGCCGCACTGCCGCCCGCCGTCTCCCACGAGGGGTACCGCATCGTCCAGGAGGCCCTGAGCAACGCGCTGCGCCACACCGGCGGAAGGGCCCCGGTGCGCCTGGACGTCACCGTGGCCGGCGGCGAGCTGGAGATCCTGGCGGAGAACCCGCTGCCGGACCCCGTGCTGCCGGACCGCCCGGTCACGCCGACCGGGCACCCGCGGCACCCGGCCACGGATCCGGGACCGCCCGCGGCGCAGCCGGAGCAGCCGGTGCGCAGCGGCGGCGGGAACGGCCTGCGGGGCATGGCCGACCGCGTCCGGCTGCTGGGCGGCAGCCTGCGGGCGGGGCCCACGGAGACGGAGACGGAGACGGAGACAGGGACGGAGACGGAGACCGAGGCAGGGCGCTGGCGGCTGCGCGTACGGCTGCCGCTGAAGCCGGCGACCGACTACATGAAGACAGATCCCCATGTCGACAAACACACCCCCGCGCCGTACCTCCCGAGCACTCCGAGCCCCACCCCACCCACCCGCGAGGACGTTCATGACTGA
- a CDS encoding IclR family transcriptional regulator gives MTAVETGGGAQVKSAVRTVELLEYFAGRPGMHSLAAVQEAVGYPKSSLYMLLRTLVDLGWVETDATGTRYGIGVRALLVGTSYIDGDEVVAAARPTLDRLSDDTTETIHLARLDGTNVVYLATRQSQHYLRPFTRVGRRLPAHSTSLGKALLATYSDEQVRKMLPETLAQLTEHTITDREKLIEELHQVREQGFAVDREENTLGLRCFGVAIPYRTPARDAISCSVPVARLTPAHEQMVKDALFDARDRLTLATRRL, from the coding sequence ATGACGGCAGTCGAGACGGGCGGCGGCGCGCAGGTCAAGTCCGCGGTGCGGACGGTTGAGCTGCTGGAGTACTTCGCCGGCCGCCCGGGGATGCACTCGCTGGCCGCCGTCCAGGAGGCCGTCGGATACCCGAAGTCCTCCCTCTACATGCTGCTACGCACGCTGGTCGACCTCGGCTGGGTCGAGACGGACGCCACGGGGACACGCTACGGCATCGGGGTGCGGGCGCTGCTGGTGGGCACCTCGTACATCGACGGCGACGAGGTGGTGGCGGCCGCGCGCCCCACGCTCGACAGGCTCTCCGACGACACCACGGAGACCATCCACCTGGCCCGCCTGGACGGCACGAACGTCGTCTACCTCGCCACCCGCCAGTCGCAGCACTACCTGCGCCCCTTCACCCGGGTCGGCCGCCGGCTGCCCGCCCACTCCACCTCGCTCGGCAAGGCGCTGCTCGCCACGTACTCCGACGAGCAGGTGCGCAAGATGCTGCCGGAGACGCTGGCGCAGCTCACCGAGCACACCATCACCGACCGCGAGAAGCTCATCGAGGAGCTGCACCAGGTGCGCGAGCAGGGCTTCGCGGTGGACCGCGAGGAGAACACGCTCGGGCTGCGCTGCTTCGGGGTCGCCATCCCCTACCGGACGCCCGCGCGGGACGCGATCAGCTGCTCGGTGCCGGTGGCGCGGCTCACGCCCGCGCACGAGCAGATGGTCAAGGACGCCCTCTTCGACGCACGCGACCGCCTGACGCTGGCCACCCGCAGGCTCTGA
- a CDS encoding aldehyde dehydrogenase (NADP(+)) yields MAAAPVWSVDPRTGKQREQVAVEATTQEVDQAVSAAHAVRGALADRVVRAAFLRTAADVLDGAKDQLVEAADAETALGPVRLGGELARTTYQLRAFAGVVDEGEFLGVVINHPDATATPPIPDLRRYKVPLGVVAVYSASNFPFAFSVAGGDTASALAAGCPVVVKAHPDHPALSELVAALLRRAAEQHGIPAGVVGLVHGLQAGIDLIKHPQVSAAGFTGSVRGGRALFDAAAARPVPIPFHGELGSLNPVVVTEAAATERAEQIGAGLAGSMTLGVGQFCVKPGLVLAPTGAGGDRLAKALTDAVSNTEAGVLLDHRMRDNFVAGVADRAALPDVDAPVTPGAGGEHTVSAGFLTVPAARLTASGEHDLLLDECFGPVTVLARYDDDAEAAAVLSRLPGNLTATVHLSTGEAAGEDGRGAELLAELTPLAGRVLVDGWPTGVAVAPAQHHGGPYPATTSTSTSVGATAIERWLRPVTYQGAPEALLPPELRDDNPLGLPRRFNGSLER; encoded by the coding sequence GTGGCAGCAGCACCAGTCTGGAGTGTCGACCCCCGAACCGGAAAGCAGCGCGAGCAGGTTGCGGTGGAAGCCACAACCCAGGAGGTCGATCAGGCCGTCAGCGCGGCGCACGCCGTACGCGGCGCCCTCGCCGACCGCGTGGTGCGCGCCGCCTTCCTGCGGACCGCCGCCGATGTGCTGGACGGCGCGAAGGACCAGCTCGTGGAGGCCGCGGACGCCGAGACGGCGCTCGGCCCGGTGCGCCTCGGCGGTGAGCTGGCCCGCACCACGTACCAGCTGAGGGCCTTCGCCGGGGTCGTCGACGAGGGCGAGTTCCTCGGCGTGGTGATCAACCACCCCGACGCCACAGCCACCCCGCCGATCCCCGACCTGCGCCGCTACAAGGTGCCGCTGGGCGTCGTCGCCGTCTACTCCGCCTCGAACTTCCCGTTCGCCTTCTCGGTGGCCGGCGGCGACACCGCGAGCGCGCTCGCCGCGGGCTGCCCCGTGGTCGTCAAGGCCCACCCCGACCACCCGGCCCTCTCCGAGCTGGTCGCCGCGCTGCTGCGGCGCGCCGCCGAGCAGCACGGCATCCCCGCGGGCGTGGTCGGCCTGGTGCACGGCCTCCAGGCCGGCATCGACCTGATCAAGCACCCTCAGGTCTCCGCCGCCGGGTTCACCGGCTCGGTGCGCGGCGGACGTGCGCTGTTCGACGCCGCCGCCGCGCGGCCGGTGCCGATCCCCTTCCACGGCGAACTGGGCTCGCTGAACCCGGTGGTGGTCACCGAGGCCGCGGCCACCGAGCGCGCCGAGCAGATCGGCGCCGGGCTCGCCGGCTCCATGACGCTGGGCGTCGGGCAGTTCTGCGTCAAGCCGGGCCTGGTGCTCGCGCCGACCGGCGCGGGGGGCGACCGGCTCGCCAAGGCCCTCACCGACGCGGTCAGCAACACCGAGGCCGGGGTGCTGCTCGACCACCGCATGCGGGACAACTTCGTGGCCGGCGTCGCCGACCGCGCCGCCCTGCCGGACGTCGACGCGCCGGTGACGCCGGGCGCGGGCGGCGAGCACACCGTCAGCGCCGGCTTCCTGACCGTGCCGGCCGCCAGGCTGACCGCCTCCGGCGAGCACGACCTGCTGCTGGACGAGTGCTTCGGGCCGGTCACGGTGCTCGCGCGCTACGACGACGACGCCGAGGCCGCCGCGGTGCTCTCCCGGCTGCCCGGCAACCTCACGGCGACCGTGCACCTGTCGACCGGCGAGGCGGCGGGCGAGGACGGCCGGGGCGCCGAACTCCTCGCCGAGCTGACCCCGCTGGCCGGCCGCGTGCTCGTCGACGGCTGGCCGACCGGCGTCGCGGTGGCACCCGCCCAGCACCACGGCGGCCCCTACCCGGCCACCACCTCCACGTCCACCTCGGTGGGCGCCACGGCCATCGAGCGCTGGCTGCGCCCGGTGACGTACCAGGGCGCGCCGGAGGCACTGCTCCCGCCGGAGTTGCGCGACGACAACCCGCTGGGCCTGCCGCGCCGCTTCAACGGCAGCCTGGAGCGGTAG
- a CDS encoding aminotransferase class V-fold PLP-dependent enzyme: protein MEPTVESLAPAEFTPSTTFLNTASTGLLPGRTVDAVQQAVQLVAKGESSDVLHDYVERARAGFARLLSAPVTRVAAGASVAVYAGLIAASLPEGAEVVTADGDFSSVVTAFHMRPGLKVRSVPLEAVPEAVRPGTALVAVSAAQSADGRVADLPALREAARAHGARTFVDASQAASWLPLDATEYDYLAAVAFKWLCCPRGVAFLVVPEDFGGLVPVFAGWVAGERPWDSCYGPVRELAHSARRFDESPSLFSYAGAQHSLALLEDLGVEAIGAHDLALADRFRAGLARLGHEPLPAPGSAIVSVPGLGHRQPELSAAGIQLSNRAGNLRVAFHLYNSSGDVDRLLAALAA, encoded by the coding sequence ATGGAGCCCACCGTCGAAAGCCTCGCCCCTGCCGAATTCACCCCCTCCACCACCTTCCTGAACACGGCCAGCACCGGCCTGCTGCCCGGCCGCACCGTGGACGCCGTGCAGCAGGCCGTCCAGCTCGTGGCCAAGGGCGAGAGCTCCGATGTCCTCCACGACTACGTGGAGCGCGCCCGTGCCGGATTCGCCCGCCTGCTGTCGGCCCCCGTCACCCGGGTGGCCGCGGGCGCCTCGGTCGCCGTCTACGCCGGCCTCATCGCCGCCTCGCTGCCCGAGGGCGCGGAAGTCGTCACCGCCGACGGCGACTTCAGCTCCGTCGTGACCGCCTTCCACATGCGTCCCGGCCTCAAGGTCCGCAGCGTCCCCCTGGAGGCCGTCCCCGAAGCCGTGCGGCCCGGCACCGCCCTGGTCGCGGTGAGCGCCGCGCAGTCCGCGGACGGCCGGGTCGCCGACCTGCCCGCGCTCCGCGAGGCAGCCCGCGCCCACGGCGCCCGCACGTTCGTCGACGCCTCCCAGGCCGCCAGCTGGCTCCCGCTGGACGCGACGGAGTACGACTACCTCGCGGCCGTCGCCTTCAAGTGGCTCTGCTGCCCGCGTGGCGTGGCCTTCCTGGTGGTTCCCGAGGACTTCGGCGGGCTCGTCCCCGTCTTCGCGGGCTGGGTCGCCGGGGAGCGCCCCTGGGACAGCTGCTACGGCCCCGTGCGCGAGCTCGCCCACTCCGCGCGCCGCTTCGACGAGAGCCCCAGCCTGTTCTCGTACGCCGGTGCCCAGCACTCGCTCGCCCTTCTGGAGGACCTGGGTGTCGAGGCGATCGGAGCCCACGACCTGGCTCTCGCCGACCGGTTCCGCGCGGGCCTCGCACGCCTCGGCCACGAGCCGCTGCCGGCGCCCGGCTCCGCGATCGTCTCCGTGCCGGGCCTGGGGCACCGCCAGCCGGAACTGAGCGCCGCGGGCATCCAACTGTCCAACCGCGCGGGCAACCTCCGCGTCGCCTTCCACCTCTACAACTCCTCCGGGGACGTGGACCGCCTCCTGGCGGCGCTCGCCGCCTGA
- the thpD gene encoding ectoine hydroxylase yields the protein MTVTPEKTNDLYPSRGATEVSTPRQDPVVWSEPGAPGPIGGQDLASLERDGFLAIDQLITPDEVATYRAELDRLVADPGIRADERSIIEPQSQEIRSVFEIHKISEVFANLVRDERVVGRARQILGSDVYVHQSRINVKPGFGASGFYWHSDFETWHAEDGLPNMRAVSVSIALTENFDTNGGLMIMPGSHLTFLGCAGATPKDNYKKSLQMQDAGTPSNEALTGFAEKHGIKLFTGKAGSATWFDCNCMHGSGDNITPFPRSNVFIVFNSVENEAVEPFAAPVRRPDFIGARDFTPVR from the coding sequence ATGACCGTCACCCCTGAGAAGACCAACGACCTGTACCCGAGCCGTGGCGCCACGGAGGTCTCCACTCCGCGCCAGGACCCGGTCGTCTGGAGCGAGCCGGGCGCGCCGGGACCGATTGGCGGCCAGGACCTCGCGTCCCTGGAGCGTGACGGCTTCCTGGCCATCGACCAGCTCATCACCCCGGACGAGGTGGCGACCTACCGCGCAGAGCTGGACAGGCTCGTGGCCGACCCCGGGATCCGGGCCGACGAGCGCTCGATCATCGAGCCCCAGTCGCAGGAGATCCGCTCGGTCTTCGAGATCCACAAGATCAGCGAGGTGTTCGCGAACCTGGTGCGCGACGAGCGCGTGGTCGGCCGTGCCCGGCAGATCCTCGGCTCCGACGTCTACGTGCACCAGTCGCGCATCAACGTGAAGCCGGGCTTCGGCGCCTCCGGCTTCTACTGGCACTCGGACTTCGAGACCTGGCACGCGGAGGACGGCCTGCCGAACATGCGGGCCGTCTCCGTGTCGATCGCGCTCACCGAGAACTTCGACACCAACGGCGGGCTGATGATCATGCCCGGTTCGCACCTGACGTTCCTCGGCTGCGCGGGGGCGACGCCGAAGGACAACTACAAGAAGTCGCTCCAGATGCAGGACGCGGGCACGCCGTCCAACGAGGCGCTGACGGGCTTCGCCGAGAAGCACGGCATCAAGCTCTTCACCGGCAAGGCGGGCTCGGCCACCTGGTTCGACTGCAACTGCATGCACGGCTCGGGGGACAACATCACCCCCTTCCCGCGCAGCAACGTCTTCATCGTCTTCAACAGCGTGGAGAACGAGGCGGTCGAGCCGTTCGCGGCCCCCGTCCGCCGTCCGGACTTCATCGGCGCCCGGGACTTCACGCCCGTGCGCTGA
- a CDS encoding ectoine synthase, with translation MIVRSFKDIEGTDRHIKSKSGTWESKRVVLAKEKVGFSLHETIIYAGTETSMWYANHIEAVLCVEGEAELTNDETGEKHWITPGTMYLLDGHERHTVRPMTDFRCVCVFNPPVTGREDHDENGVYPLLTEEA, from the coding sequence GTGATCGTCCGATCTTTCAAGGACATCGAAGGAACCGACCGGCACATCAAGTCGAAGTCGGGCACCTGGGAGAGCAAGCGGGTCGTGCTGGCGAAGGAGAAGGTCGGCTTCTCCCTCCACGAGACCATCATCTACGCGGGTACAGAGACGTCGATGTGGTACGCGAACCACATCGAGGCCGTCCTCTGCGTCGAGGGCGAGGCAGAGCTGACCAACGACGAGACCGGCGAGAAGCACTGGATCACTCCCGGAACGATGTACCTGCTGGACGGCCACGAGCGGCACACCGTGCGGCCCATGACGGACTTCCGATGTGTCTGCGTCTTCAACCCGCCCGTGACCGGCCGGGAGGACCACGACGAGAACGGTGTGTATCCCCTGTTGACGGAGGAGGCCTGA
- the ectB gene encoding diaminobutyrate--2-oxoglutarate transaminase: MTITQPDLSVFETLESEVRSYCRGWPTVFDRAQGSRMYDEDGHEYLDFFAGAGSLNYGHNNAVLKRALIDYLERDGVTHGLDMSTTAKRAFLESFQNIVLRPRDLPYKVMFPGPTGTNAVESALKLARKVKGRESIISFTNAFHGMSLGSLAVTGNAFKRAGAGIPLVHGTPMPFDHYLDGRVPDFLWFERLLEDQGSGLNQPAAVIVETVQGEGGINVARPEWLHALAELCARRDMLLIVDDIQMGCGRTGAFFSFEESGITPDIVTVSKSISGYGLPMSLCLFKPELDVWEPGEHNGTFRGNNPAFVTAAAALETYWTDGFAMEKQTLSRGQQVAEALGSIQDEHRGEIKEHRGRGLVWGMEFHDKERAGAVARRAFELGLLVETSGPESEVIKLLPALTITPEELDEGLRTLARAVRETS; encoded by the coding sequence GTGACCATCACCCAGCCGGACCTGAGTGTCTTCGAGACCCTGGAGTCGGAGGTGCGCAGCTACTGCCGCGGCTGGCCCACCGTCTTCGACCGCGCACAGGGCAGCCGCATGTACGACGAGGACGGCCACGAGTACCTGGACTTCTTCGCCGGAGCCGGATCACTGAACTACGGCCACAACAACGCCGTGCTGAAACGTGCCCTCATCGACTACCTGGAGCGGGACGGCGTCACGCACGGTCTCGACATGTCCACCACGGCGAAGCGGGCGTTCCTGGAGTCCTTCCAGAACATCGTGCTGCGCCCGCGGGACCTGCCGTACAAGGTCATGTTCCCCGGCCCCACGGGCACCAACGCCGTCGAGTCGGCTCTCAAGCTGGCCCGCAAGGTCAAGGGCCGCGAGTCCATCATCTCGTTCACCAACGCCTTCCACGGCATGTCACTGGGCTCGCTCGCGGTGACCGGCAACGCCTTCAAGCGGGCGGGCGCCGGCATCCCGCTGGTGCACGGCACCCCGATGCCGTTCGACCACTACCTGGACGGCCGGGTGCCGGACTTCCTGTGGTTCGAGCGGCTCCTGGAGGACCAGGGCTCCGGCCTCAACCAGCCCGCTGCGGTGATCGTGGAGACCGTGCAGGGCGAGGGCGGCATCAACGTCGCCCGCCCCGAGTGGCTGCACGCCCTCGCCGAACTGTGCGCGCGCCGCGACATGCTGCTCATCGTGGACGACATCCAGATGGGCTGCGGCCGGACCGGTGCCTTCTTCTCGTTCGAGGAGTCCGGCATCACCCCGGACATCGTCACCGTCTCGAAGTCGATCAGCGGCTACGGGCTGCCGATGTCGCTGTGCCTGTTCAAGCCCGAGCTGGACGTCTGGGAGCCGGGCGAGCACAACGGCACCTTCCGCGGCAACAACCCGGCCTTCGTCACGGCCGCCGCGGCCCTGGAGACGTACTGGACCGACGGTTTCGCGATGGAGAAGCAGACCCTCTCGCGCGGCCAGCAGGTCGCCGAGGCGCTGGGCTCGATCCAGGACGAGCACCGCGGCGAGATCAAGGAGCACCGCGGCCGGGGTCTGGTGTGGGGCATGGAGTTCCACGACAAGGAGCGGGCCGGGGCCGTCGCCCGGCGCGCGTTCGAGCTGGGGCTGCTGGTGGAGACGTCCGGACCGGAGAGCGAGGTCATCAAGCTCCTTCCGGCCCTCACCATCACCCCCGAGGAGCTGGACGAGGGTCTGCGCACCCTCGCCCGCGCGGTCCGCGAGACGAGCTGA
- the ectA gene encoding diaminobutyrate acetyltransferase: MTAAQADLQPQFLEMPEGLRLDCPRVADGATLWRIARDSRTLDLNSPYSYLLWCRDFAGTSVVGRNPDGEPVAFITGYIRPERPRTLVVWQVAVDESQRGKGLAAALLDGLTARVSADRGLIGLETTVTPGNVPSERLFTSFAKRHSVPLEREVLFPAGVFPEGEHHDPEVLYRIGPLDF, from the coding sequence ATGACCGCTGCACAAGCAGACCTGCAACCGCAATTCCTGGAAATGCCCGAGGGCCTGCGGCTCGACTGCCCCCGGGTAGCGGACGGAGCGACCCTCTGGCGCATAGCCAGAGACTCCAGAACCCTCGACCTCAACTCCCCGTACAGCTACCTGCTGTGGTGCCGTGACTTCGCTGGGACGTCCGTCGTGGGCCGCAACCCCGACGGCGAGCCGGTCGCCTTCATCACCGGCTACATCCGGCCGGAGCGGCCCCGCACCCTCGTCGTGTGGCAGGTGGCCGTCGACGAGAGCCAGCGCGGCAAGGGCCTGGCGGCCGCGCTGCTGGACGGGCTGACCGCCCGGGTCTCGGCCGACCGCGGCCTGATCGGCCTGGAGACCACGGTCACCCCCGGCAACGTCCCTTCGGAGCGACTGTTTACCTCGTTCGCCAAACGGCACTCGGTGCCACTGGAGCGCGAGGTGCTCTTCCCCGCGGGAGTCTTTCCGGAGGGCGAACACCATGACCCCGAGGTGCTGTACCGCATCGGACCCCTGGACTTCTGA
- a CDS encoding alanine--glyoxylate aminotransferase family protein, with protein sequence MTHPFLDLAPYTPAQFAAVERRLARLLSTEHDVVIMQGEALLPLEGCIRGAAGPGTTALNVITGPYGQTFGGWLRDCGATVVDLAVPYHTAVAPEQVAQALAAHPEIDFVSLVHAEAATGNTNPVAEIGEVVRAHGALMMLDAVASVAAEPLLPDAWGVDLCVVGPQKAMGGPAGVSAAVVSERAWQRLAANPRAPRRSYLSLLDWKERWIDGGRAALLHAPAQLEMLALEACVDRIEQDGLETVMGRHAAAAAATRAGAVALGGGLEPFVPDVRAAAPVATTLRVPADADAASLVARALAADPALPLAAGGGALAGEMIRINHYGPEAARGAVLAGLTALGEALAESGATVDVDGAREAVERSWEG encoded by the coding sequence GTGACGCACCCCTTCCTCGACCTGGCTCCTTACACCCCGGCGCAGTTCGCCGCCGTGGAGCGCCGGCTCGCCCGGCTGCTGTCCACCGAGCACGATGTCGTGATCATGCAGGGTGAGGCGCTGCTGCCGCTGGAGGGGTGCATCCGCGGTGCCGCCGGGCCCGGCACCACCGCGCTGAACGTGATCACGGGGCCGTACGGGCAGACGTTCGGCGGCTGGCTGCGGGACTGCGGCGCCACGGTGGTGGACCTGGCCGTGCCGTACCACACGGCGGTGGCGCCGGAGCAGGTCGCTCAGGCGCTGGCCGCCCACCCCGAGATCGACTTCGTCTCGCTCGTGCACGCCGAGGCGGCGACCGGGAACACCAACCCGGTCGCGGAGATCGGCGAGGTGGTGCGGGCGCACGGCGCGCTGATGATGCTGGACGCGGTGGCTTCGGTGGCGGCCGAGCCGCTGCTGCCGGACGCGTGGGGCGTGGACCTGTGCGTGGTCGGCCCGCAGAAGGCGATGGGCGGGCCGGCGGGGGTCTCCGCGGCCGTCGTGAGCGAGCGTGCCTGGCAGCGTCTGGCGGCCAATCCGCGGGCGCCGCGGCGTTCGTACCTGTCGCTGCTCGACTGGAAGGAGCGGTGGATCGACGGCGGCCGGGCGGCGCTGCTGCACGCGCCCGCGCAACTGGAGATGCTGGCGCTCGAAGCGTGTGTGGACCGCATCGAGCAGGACGGGCTGGAGACGGTGATGGGCCGGCACGCCGCCGCCGCTGCGGCCACCCGGGCGGGCGCGGTGGCGCTCGGCGGGGGTCTCGAACCGTTCGTGCCCGACGTGCGGGCCGCGGCACCCGTGGCCACCACGCTGCGGGTGCCCGCGGACGCCGACGCCGCGAGCCTGGTGGCGCGGGCGCTGGCCGCGGATCCGGCGCTGCCGCTGGCCGCCGGCGGCGGGGCGCTGGCCGGGGAGATGATCCGGATCAACCACTACGGTCCGGAAGCCGCCCGGGGCGCCGTGCTCGCGGGGCTCACGGCTCTGGGGGAGGCGCTGGCCGAGTCGGGGGCGACGGTCGATGTCGACGGGGCGCGGGAGGCGGTGGAGCGGAGCTGGGAGGGCTGA
- a CDS encoding amidohydrolase family protein, protein MLHVKGRILTGPQGVRDELWVLGGRVTYDRPASARDVRTVTGWALPGLVDAHCHVGLDAHGGVPVETAEKQALTEREVGALLLRDAGSPSDTRWIDDRDDLPKIIRAGRHIARTRRYIRNYAHEIEPPDLVAYVAGEARRGDGWVKLVGDWIDRDAGDLTACWPRDAVEAAITEAHRLGARVTAHCFAEDSLRDLVEAGIDCIEHATGLTEDTIPLFAECGVAIVPTLVNIATFPELAAGGEERYPRWSAHMLRLHERRYDTVRAAYDAGIPIFTGTDAGGGLAHGLVAGEVVELVRAGLPPLDALSAATWGARGWLGRPSLDEGAPADLVVYDADPRADVGVLAHPRHVVLNGRVFG, encoded by the coding sequence GTGCTGCATGTCAAGGGCCGCATCCTCACGGGGCCGCAGGGCGTGCGCGACGAACTCTGGGTGCTCGGCGGCCGGGTCACCTACGACCGGCCCGCGAGCGCACGCGACGTGCGCACCGTCACCGGCTGGGCGCTGCCCGGCCTCGTGGACGCGCACTGCCACGTCGGCCTCGACGCGCACGGCGGGGTGCCGGTCGAGACCGCGGAGAAGCAGGCCCTCACCGAACGCGAGGTAGGCGCCCTGCTGCTGCGCGACGCGGGATCGCCCTCCGACACCCGCTGGATCGACGACCGCGACGACCTCCCGAAGATCATCCGCGCCGGGCGGCACATCGCCCGCACCCGCCGCTACATCCGCAACTACGCCCACGAGATCGAGCCCCCGGACCTCGTCGCCTACGTCGCCGGGGAGGCGCGCCGCGGTGACGGCTGGGTCAAGCTCGTCGGCGACTGGATCGACCGGGACGCGGGCGACCTCACGGCCTGCTGGCCGCGCGACGCCGTCGAGGCGGCCATCACCGAGGCGCACCGCCTGGGCGCCCGGGTCACCGCCCACTGCTTCGCCGAGGACTCCCTGCGCGACCTGGTCGAGGCGGGCATCGACTGCATCGAGCACGCCACCGGGCTCACCGAGGACACCATCCCGCTCTTCGCGGAGTGCGGCGTCGCCATCGTGCCGACGCTGGTCAACATCGCGACCTTCCCCGAACTCGCCGCCGGCGGCGAGGAACGGTACCCCCGCTGGTCGGCGCACATGCTCAGGCTCCACGAGCGCCGCTACGACACCGTGCGCGCCGCCTACGACGCCGGGATCCCGATCTTCACCGGCACCGACGCCGGCGGGGGCCTCGCCCACGGCCTGGTGGCGGGCGAGGTGGTGGAGCTGGTGCGCGCGGGCCTGCCGCCGCTCGACGCCCTGTCCGCCGCCACCTGGGGCGCCCGCGGCTGGCTCGGCCGCCCGAGTCTCGACGAGGGCGCCCCCGCGGACCTGGTGGTCTACGACGCGGACCCGCGCGCCGACGTCGGCGTCCTCGCGCACCCGCGGCATGTGGTGCTGAACGGGCGGGTGTTCGGGTAG